From a region of the Saccharomyces paradoxus chromosome IV, complete sequence genome:
- a CDS encoding uncharacterized protein (similar to YDL007C), whose product MSIPIIFQILLIFPYFGKYYCLPIEEDDDKSGKEIEQILDSNIESLGLLLNTITLSSNFTTGDPELDSLFQDDLIPELYSVLDDL is encoded by the coding sequence ATGTCCATTCCCATAATCTTTCAGATCCTCCTAATTTTTCCGTATTTTGGTAAATATTACTGTCTACCTATTGAAGAGGACGATGATAAAtcaggaaaagaaatcgaACAAATTTTGGACAGTAACATCGAGTCATTAGGACTACTGCTTAATACAATAACCTTATCCTCGAACTTTACTACAGGCGATCCTGAACTAGATTCGCTCTTCCAAGATGATTTAATCCCCGAGTTATATAGTGTTTTAGATGATTTGTAA